Proteins from one Triticum aestivum cultivar Chinese Spring chromosome 7A, IWGSC CS RefSeq v2.1, whole genome shotgun sequence genomic window:
- the LOC123148237 gene encoding E3 ubiquitin-protein ligase RGLG5: MGQKDSKPSYNSGNSSNGYNSRYANTPSSYSPRYASSAGNNVQQPEAQARLQRKYSRIGDDYRSVSQVTEALAQAGLESSNLIVGIDFTKSNEWTGKISYNRRCLHDIGNTPNPYEQAISIIGRTLSAFDEDNLIPCFGFGDASTHDQEVFSFYPENQPCNGFEEALERYREIVPTLRLAGPTSFAPIIETAIGIADSTGGQYHVLLIIADGQVTRSVDTQSGQLSPQERDTIDAIVKASHFPLSIVLVGVGDGPWDMMHKFDDNIPARSFDNFQFVNFTEIMSKSIAADRKEAEFALSALMEIPTQYKATLDLQLLGRRQGIPPRVPLPPPTRTPYSRSTSFDQQSGVYSRSSSFGQQTSGFQQSDNFKQRQHGATRRPDSYSSESSQPAASRIPDTYASESSESTLSCAICMDKSKDLAFGCGHQTCYDCGKNLVRCPMCQQHITTRIRLY; this comes from the exons atGGGGCAAAAGGACTCCAAGCCGTCGTATAACTCTGGGAATTCATCCAACGGGTACAACTCGAGGTATGCAAACACGCCCTCCAGTTACAGCCCGAGGTATGCCTCTTCGGCGGGTAACAACGTGCAGCAGCCAGAAGCACAGGCCAGGCTGCAGAGGAAGTATTCCAGGATCGGTGACGACTACCGTTCCGTCAGTCAA GTGACTGAAGCTTTGGCTCAGGCAGGCCTCGAATCTTCAAATCTTATTGTAGGCATTGATTTTACAAAAAGTAATGAATGGACAG GTAAAATTTCCTATAACCGCCGCTGTCTACATGATATTGGAAACACTCCAAACCCATATGAGCAAGCCATATCTATTATTGGAAGGACACTTTCAGCTTTTGATGAAGACAATTTGATTCCCTGCTTTGGATTTGGTGATG CATCAACTCATGACCAGGAGGTATTCAGCTTTTATCCAGAGAACCAACCATGCAATGGATTTGAAGAGGCATTGGAAAGATACAGAGAAATCGTTCCAACTCTTCGATTAGCTG GACCAACATCTTTCGCTCCAATAATTGAGACAGCAATTGGGATTGCAGACAGCACCGGTGGTCAATATCATGTTCTTCTGATAATTGCTGATGGACAG GTTACTCGAAGTGTGGATACACAGTCTGGGCAGTTAAGTCCGCAGGAGCGGGATACCATTGATGCTATAGTGAAAGCTAG CCACTTTCCCTTGTCTATTGTTCTTGTTGGGGTCGGTGATGGACCATGGGATATGATGCATAAGTTTGACGACAACATACCTGCTCGGTCATTCGATAATTTCCAG TTTGTGAATTTCACGGAAATTATGTCAAAGAGCATAGCAGCTGATAGAAAAGAGGCTGAATTTGCGTTGTCAGCATTGATGGAAATCCCTACGCAGTACAAAGCAACACTTGATCTCCAACTCCTTGG CCGTCGCCAAGGAATACCTCCAAGAGTTCCTCTGCCTCCACCAACAAGGACTCCTTATTCACGGTCTACTAGCTTTGACCAACAGTCTGGTGTTTATTCACGGTCTAGCAGCTTTGGTCAACAAACAAGTGGGTTTCAGCAATCAGACAATTTCAAACAGCGACAGCATGGAGCTACAAGGAGGCCTGACAGTTATTCATCAGAAAGTTCACAGCCTGCGGCTTCAAGGATACCCGACACTTATGCATCAGAAAGTTCAGAAAGCACACTT TCATGCGCCATATGTATGGATAAATCAAAGGATCTTGCATTTGGATGTGGACATCAG ACTTGCTATGACTGCGGGAAAAATTTGGTGCGCTGCCCTATGTGCCAGCAGCACATAACCACCAGGATCAGGCTGTACTGA